A genomic stretch from Setaria italica strain Yugu1 chromosome VII, Setaria_italica_v2.0, whole genome shotgun sequence includes:
- the LOC101781150 gene encoding UPF0426 protein At1g28150, chloroplastic has protein sequence MATSTAAAALLRPCPGVPAALQLSERWSPRAVAGRTTRRRRGAAGVVRACFNPLGDERILREAIKEPVAFMGGVFAGLLRLDLNEDPLKEWITRTVEASGIAEENSSEESSEADQNDAPQQIEIE, from the exons ATGGCGActtctactgctgctgctgctctgctccgCCCCTGCCCGGGAGTTCCCGCAGCG ttgcagttgtCGGAGAGGTGGTCTCCCCGTGCGGTTGCTGggcggacgacgaggaggagaaggggagcggcgggggtcgtgCGAGCTTGCTTCAACCCTCTCGGGGACGAGCGCATCCTCCGAGAAGCCATCAAG GAGCCAGTAGCATTCATGGGTGGTGTGTTTGCTGGCCTCTTGAGGCTTGACCTGAATGAGGATCCTCTCAAGGAATGGATCACTCGGACAGTGGAGGCTTCTGGAATAGCTGAGGAAAACAGCTCTGAAGAATCAAGTGAGGCAGATCAAAATGATGCACCTCAACAAATTGAAATTGAGTGA